The Daucus carota subsp. sativus chromosome 2, DH1 v3.0, whole genome shotgun sequence genome includes a window with the following:
- the LOC108205595 gene encoding N-acylphosphatidylethanolamine synthase: MGGHMEWAASANHLKGVPRKLVIGGVGLFAKTVATLLNHTNVHNSHTLLRLLRSRPPGVPLITVSNHMSTLDDPVMWGFKGFPTSDASLARWALAAEDICFKNTVLSYFFRLGKCIPITRGGGIYQEHMNEALDRLSDGEWLHTFPEGKVSQEDAPIRRLKWGTASLIARSPVTPIVLPIVHRGFEKVMPEDYLFGRRPPFPLCNKRVEIIVGDPVEFDIPNMKEMAISLSRDTSLPLIGWPSTADGLDEPAQRHLYTTIADQIRTVMERLRSLSKSNSELKA; the protein is encoded by the exons ATGGGTGGGCATATGGAGTGGGCTGCGTCCGCTAACCACCTGAAAGGAGTGCCCAGAAAATTAGTGATCGGTGGTGTTGGTTTGTTTGCAAAAACAGTAGCCACTTTACTCAACCACACCAATGTTCACAATTCTCATACCCTCTTGCGTCTCCTTCGTTCTCGCCCTCCCGGAGTTCCCCTCATTACTGTCAGCAATCACATGTCCAC GTTAGATGATCCTGTTATGTGGGGATTTAAAGGTTTTCCCACAAGTGATGCAAGTTTAGCACGGTGGGCACTAGCTGCCGAAGACATATGTTTCAAAAATACGGTGCTGTCTTATTTTTTCAGACTTG GGAAATGCATACCCATAACAAGAGGTGGTGGAATATATCAGGAACATATGAATGAAGCTCTTGATCGGTTAAGTGATGGAGAATGG TTGCATACATTTCCGGAGGGGAAAGTATCTCAAGAAGATGCACCAATTAGAAGATTAAAGTGGGGTACTGCCAGTCTAATAGCGCGCTCCCCTGTTACTCCTATAGTTTTGCCAATCGTTCATCGTGGTTTTGAGAAG GTAATGCCTGAGGATTATCTTTTTGGGAGAAGACCACCTTTCCCACTTTGTAACAAAAGGGTGGAAATCATTGTGGGCGACCCGGTTGAGTTTGACATTCCCAATATGAAAGAGATGGCTATCTCCTTGTCTAGAGATACTTCTTTGCCGCTTATAGGCTGGCCATCCACTGCCGATGGACTTGATGAGCCGGCACAAAGACATTTGTACACCACAATCGCTGATCAAATTAGAACAGTCATGGAGAGATTAAGAAGTTTGAGTAAATCTAATTCCGAATTGAAGGCTTAA
- the LOC108209288 gene encoding uncharacterized protein LOC108209288 codes for MQNLNLPPPTQLRNPNPFSDQHRLIAFTTPENYATRLSTIIHQKGWTPLWCPTVIIEPTPEPIKHFLSFQSKTPLDQFSAIAFTSRTGISSFSQALSQTQSHPLSPNGDTFIISALGKDSELLDSSFISKLCENPDRVRILIPPVASPRMMVESLREGTGRKILCPVPSVIGLEEPPVVPEFLKDLAEKGWVVVRVNAYETRWAGPHCAEDVVKWGDENRLDAIVFTSSGEVEGFLKGLKEMGLDWGRLRRRWRRLVVAAHGPVTAAGAERLGVGVDVGTTIK; via the exons ATGCAAAATctaaatcttcctccaccaacgCAACTTCGAAATCCGAACCCATTTTCCGATCAGCACCGTCTAATAGCCTTCACCACCCCGGAAAACTATGCCACCAGACTCTCCACCATCATTCACCAAAAAGGGTGGACCCCACTGTGGTGCCCCACAGTCATTATTGAGCCCACCCCTGAACCCATCAAACACTTTTTGTCATTTCAATCTAAAACCCCATTAGACCAATTCTCAGCCATAGCTTTCACTTCAAGAACGGGTATCTCATCTTTCTCACAGGCATTATCACAAACACAAAGCCACCCATTGTCACCAaatggtgatacatttattatCTCAGCTCTTGGTAAAGATTCTGAGCTTCTTGACTCCTCTTTTATAAGTAAATTATGTGAAAACCCGGACAGAGTCCGGATTTTGATACCTCCCGTAGCGAGTCCACGTATGATGGTGGAATCGCTTCGGGAGGGAACCGGACGGAAGATATTATGTCCGGTTCCTTCAGTAATAGGTTTGGAGGAGCCACCCGTGGTTCCAGAGTTTTTAAAAGATTTGGCAGAAAAAGGGTGGGTGGTGGTGAGAGTGAATGCTTACGAGACGAGGTGGGCAGGGCCACATTGTGCGGAGGATGTTGTTAAATGGGGTGATGAGAATAGATTGGATGCAATAGTGTTTACTAGTAGTGGGGAAGTTGAGGGGTTTTTGAAGGGGTTAAAAGAGATGGGTTTGGATTGGGGGAGGCTGAGGAGGCGGTGGAGGAGGTTGGTTGTGGCGGCTCATGGGCCGGTTACTGCTGCTGGAGCTGAGAGGTTAGGGGTGGGAGTGGATGTG GGAACAacaataaaatga